Proteins encoded by one window of Paenibacillus urinalis:
- a CDS encoding LTA synthase family protein: protein MYYLIFVILMILKLGYFHSQLNARNIDMNFLDYVITFGSLLLVSFWVLWLPQRAAIITLIVLNVLLSALIYADLVYYRYFQDFITIPVLLQAGQLSSLDDSIFSLLRFADLWFFADLLLLAVFSVCVLFLNKRTVRARSADKEYAPKWQRFLSGTLALVIGAVLTFGPIEFYNRTWAVGLFTGNWWNLSLYNVTGLLGFHGYDLYRYNKERQNSQAGLTDEEMSEVRQFFDYKQQEALKAASSDTFGQYKGKNVMLVQVEALMNFVINKSINGREITPHLNALMKDSLYFKNFYHQTGQGRTSDADLSANISLHPLPTGSVFTRYPDHTYDSLPSVLGEQGYYTGAYHAYESSFWNRYTMYNHMGYDEFMSKNDYTIDEPIGWSLGDKSFFRQSLDQLTSTNEEPFYSFMITLTNHHPYTLPESIQELDVGEFNGTLFGDYLQAVHYSDAAIGELIERLKKEGLWEDTLFMLYGDHDNSLKERSSYEAFLGKKISDLQMHQIMNQVPLLLHLPDGKRSGVYLEPAGQMDIAPTLLHLLGIETDSKYFMGNDLLNSRNRMVVLRTGAFATRELYYIPSDDYRFEHGSCYDADSEERTNVNACEASFDDAKKQLSISDRVITYDLIARLRDSSK from the coding sequence TTGTACTACCTCATATTTGTGATCCTGATGATTCTGAAGCTGGGATACTTCCACAGCCAGCTCAATGCCAGAAATATTGATATGAATTTTCTCGATTATGTAATTACTTTCGGATCTTTGCTGCTCGTCTCGTTCTGGGTGCTGTGGCTCCCGCAGCGCGCAGCAATTATCACTCTAATTGTACTGAATGTGCTCCTCAGCGCACTCATCTATGCCGACCTCGTCTATTATCGGTATTTTCAAGATTTCATCACCATCCCTGTACTGCTGCAGGCTGGTCAATTAAGCTCGCTGGATGACAGTATTTTCTCACTTCTGAGATTTGCAGATCTGTGGTTTTTTGCAGATCTACTGCTGCTTGCCGTATTCTCTGTATGCGTTCTCTTTCTCAATAAACGAACAGTTAGAGCGCGAAGCGCGGATAAAGAATATGCACCTAAGTGGCAGCGATTCCTCAGCGGCACTCTTGCTCTTGTGATCGGTGCAGTACTTACCTTTGGTCCTATTGAATTTTACAATCGCACATGGGCGGTCGGTTTATTTACCGGCAACTGGTGGAACCTCAGCTTATATAATGTAACGGGCTTGCTCGGATTCCATGGCTACGATCTATACCGGTATAATAAGGAGCGGCAGAATAGCCAAGCAGGCTTGACGGATGAGGAAATGAGCGAGGTTAGGCAATTCTTTGATTATAAGCAGCAGGAAGCGCTAAAAGCAGCCTCATCGGACACTTTTGGCCAATATAAAGGTAAGAATGTCATGCTCGTGCAGGTTGAAGCTCTAATGAATTTTGTAATTAACAAAAGCATAAACGGGCGGGAGATCACCCCGCATCTCAATGCATTAATGAAGGACAGCTTATATTTCAAAAATTTCTATCATCAGACCGGTCAGGGACGAACCTCCGATGCTGACCTATCTGCCAACATATCGCTGCATCCCCTGCCGACAGGATCTGTATTCACCCGCTACCCGGATCATACTTATGATTCGCTCCCGTCTGTTCTAGGAGAGCAAGGGTATTACACAGGCGCTTATCATGCTTACGAGAGCAGCTTCTGGAACCGGTATACGATGTACAACCACATGGGATATGACGAATTCATGAGCAAAAATGATTACACGATAGACGAGCCGATCGGCTGGTCGCTGGGAGACAAATCTTTTTTCCGGCAATCGCTTGATCAACTGACTAGCACCAATGAGGAGCCTTTCTATTCCTTTATGATCACACTAACGAACCACCATCCTTATACTCTTCCGGAATCTATACAAGAGCTGGATGTAGGCGAATTTAACGGAACTCTGTTTGGCGACTATCTCCAAGCCGTGCATTATTCCGATGCGGCGATCGGAGAGCTTATTGAACGGCTGAAGAAGGAGGGACTGTGGGAAGATACCCTATTTATGCTCTATGGCGATCATGATAATTCTCTAAAGGAGCGGTCCAGCTATGAGGCCTTCCTCGGCAAAAAAATTAGCGATCTCCAGATGCATCAAATCATGAACCAAGTACCACTACTCCTCCATTTACCTGATGGAAAACGATCTGGAGTATATCTAGAGCCAGCGGGACAAATGGATATCGCCCCAACCCTTCTTCATCTGCTCGGTATCGAGACAGATTCGAAGTATTTTATGGGGAATGATCTGCTGAACAGCCGAAATCGAATGGTTGTACTTCGTACAGGCGCTTTCGCTACAAGAGAGCTGTATTACATCCCTTCAGACGATTACCGCTTTGAACATGGAAGCTGTTATGATGCGGACTCAGAAGAGCGGACAAACGTAAATGCTTGCGAAGCTTCATTTGACGATGCAAAGAAGCAGCTGTCGATATCGGATCGAGTCATTACTTACGACCTGATCGCGAGGCTTCGTGATTCGTCGAAATAA
- a CDS encoding THUMP domain-containing class I SAM-dependent RNA methyltransferase, translating to MQPLQLIATTPMGLEAVVSRELKLLGYEDITVENGRVTFAADFKDIARCNLWLRSADRILVKMGEFKATTFDELFEGTKALPWQEWIPQNGEFPVEGRSHKSQLSSVPASQGIVKKAIVEKLKQTYHTEWFPENGARFVIEVNLHNDIALLTLDTSGAGLHKRGYRKLVTEAPLKETLAAALIQLSRWGPHRPFYDPFCGSGTLLVEAAMIGWNIAPGLRRSFNSEHWPLVSKELWDEAREEAFDSVKDDIPLQIAGSDIDPSAIEVAQAAVKSAGFAKEIKLDVLPVAKVRLPGDYGCLITNPPYGERLGEQAEVEKLIRQLGRVAAEVPTWSFFAITSTKSFERYFNQKADKRRKLFNGRIETQYYQFLGPLPPKPARN from the coding sequence ATGCAACCTTTGCAATTAATCGCAACGACACCGATGGGACTAGAAGCTGTCGTATCTAGAGAATTAAAACTGCTCGGTTATGAGGATATAACTGTAGAGAACGGAAGAGTTACCTTTGCGGCCGATTTCAAAGATATTGCCCGGTGTAACCTATGGCTTAGAAGTGCCGACCGCATACTTGTGAAGATGGGTGAGTTCAAGGCTACCACCTTCGACGAATTGTTCGAAGGAACCAAAGCCCTTCCATGGCAGGAGTGGATCCCTCAAAACGGCGAGTTCCCCGTTGAGGGCAGATCTCATAAATCTCAGCTAAGCAGCGTACCTGCATCTCAAGGTATTGTCAAAAAAGCAATCGTTGAGAAGCTGAAGCAAACCTATCATACCGAATGGTTTCCAGAGAACGGCGCCCGCTTCGTCATTGAAGTTAATCTTCATAACGATATCGCGCTTCTGACCCTGGATACAAGCGGAGCAGGTCTTCACAAGCGGGGCTACCGCAAGCTGGTTACAGAAGCCCCGCTCAAAGAAACCTTGGCTGCTGCTCTCATTCAGCTCAGCCGCTGGGGCCCGCACCGTCCCTTCTACGATCCATTCTGCGGGTCAGGAACATTGCTTGTTGAAGCGGCGATGATAGGCTGGAATATCGCTCCTGGACTTCGCCGTTCGTTTAATAGCGAGCATTGGCCGCTCGTATCCAAGGAATTGTGGGATGAAGCCCGCGAAGAAGCTTTTGATTCAGTTAAAGATGACATCCCTCTGCAGATTGCCGGCAGCGATATAGATCCGAGTGCAATTGAGGTAGCACAAGCTGCGGTCAAGAGTGCAGGATTTGCCAAAGAAATTAAGCTTGATGTTCTGCCTGTAGCCAAAGTGCGCTTACCCGGAGATTACGGATGTCTTATTACCAACCCTCCATACGGCGAACGGCTAGGAGAACAAGCTGAGGTAGAAAAGCTCATTCGCCAGCTTGGACGAGTGGCCGCCGAGGTACCGACTTGGTCCTTCTTTGCGATTACATCCACCAAATCGTTTGAACGATACTTCAATCAGAAGGCGGATAAACGCAGAAAGCTGTTCAATGGACGTATCGAGACCCAGTACTATCAATTTCTAGGTCCCCTGCCTCCTAAACCAGCTCGAAACTAA
- a CDS encoding O-methyltransferase: MMITPDDYVSKLYEEDEMLKEVLEAIKERGMPEVSVAAAYGRLLTMLVRTSRAEQILEIGALGGYSGICLSRGLGETGQLTSLEIKEEYAALAYEHLSKAGFGDRVEYRIGPAADSLARMKEEGKKFDFFFIDADKLNYAVYLEYAIELSNPGALIIGDNCFLRGRTLNHEKNGPSVQAVRRFNELMASDDRLISTLIPAYDGLAIAYVK, from the coding sequence ATGATGATTACACCAGATGATTATGTCTCTAAATTATATGAAGAAGATGAAATGCTGAAGGAAGTGCTTGAAGCCATTAAAGAGCGTGGTATGCCTGAAGTATCGGTCGCAGCGGCATATGGACGGCTGCTCACAATGCTTGTGCGGACCTCGCGAGCAGAACAGATTTTGGAGATCGGTGCATTGGGAGGTTACAGCGGGATTTGTTTAAGCAGAGGATTAGGGGAGACAGGGCAATTAACCTCACTTGAAATTAAAGAAGAATATGCCGCTCTGGCTTATGAGCATTTGAGCAAAGCGGGCTTCGGCGATCGAGTGGAATATCGAATAGGACCGGCAGCAGACAGCTTGGCGCGTATGAAGGAGGAAGGGAAGAAATTTGACTTCTTTTTTATCGACGCTGATAAGCTGAATTATGCTGTATACCTGGAATATGCAATCGAATTGTCGAATCCAGGTGCGCTTATTATTGGAGATAATTGCTTCCTGCGCGGAAGAACTTTAAATCATGAGAAGAATGGTCCTTCGGTCCAGGCGGTCAGAAGATTTAATGAGCTGATGGCTTCTGACGATCGATTAATCAGTACATTGATCCCGGCTTATGACGGACTTGCTATTGCATATGTTAAATAA
- a CDS encoding asparaginase has protein sequence MKSNNRISKHFALWSTAALTALTLSLSPIASTASAATVVVQGTTSPVQSTAPIRNTTIPPLTETAKTSELPNVLVIGTGGTIAGQSTDETSFTSYRAGSLAIGDMVGSLPNLDKLAEVNTLQFGNSGSSAYTIPDLYDLSMSVDKALETYDSVVVTTGTDTMEEIAYFLDLTVQSDKPVIITGSMRPWTVIGSDAQANLFNAIKLAASGRTTSFGTVLMLNDTLHSARGVTKTNAYRTDTFETPVLGALGYIDGDNIRIYRAPARAMKPEGTAKPVFDLSKISKEKLADTKVEIAISYQQAGAGAISGFVANGAKGIVTSGTGAGGISSAMSAERRTAIEEGVVFVTTTRTGSGSVYSGGEGIISGDNLSPQHARILLLLSLAFTDDFDTIKGWFETYGKSEV, from the coding sequence ATGAAATCTAACAACAGAATCAGCAAACATTTTGCCCTTTGGAGTACAGCCGCATTGACCGCCTTAACCTTGTCTCTATCCCCCATCGCATCTACTGCCAGCGCGGCTACCGTTGTCGTGCAAGGAACAACCTCTCCTGTACAGTCCACAGCACCGATCCGTAATACGACAATTCCGCCTCTTACTGAGACTGCCAAAACCTCCGAATTACCCAATGTTCTTGTGATTGGCACAGGCGGTACGATTGCAGGACAATCCACAGATGAGACCAGCTTTACCAGCTACAGAGCAGGCTCTCTGGCGATTGGTGACATGGTGGGCTCCCTTCCTAACCTGGACAAGCTTGCTGAAGTGAACACGCTGCAATTCGGCAATTCAGGCTCCTCTGCCTATACCATACCCGACCTATACGACCTGTCGATGTCGGTAGATAAAGCGCTTGAAACTTATGACAGTGTCGTTGTTACTACAGGCACAGATACTATGGAGGAGATTGCTTACTTCCTGGATCTAACGGTCCAAAGCGATAAACCCGTTATTATTACAGGTTCTATGCGTCCTTGGACAGTCATCGGCTCTGATGCGCAAGCCAATCTGTTCAATGCGATTAAGCTCGCTGCAAGTGGACGCACAACTTCCTTCGGGACGGTATTGATGCTCAATGATACGCTGCATTCTGCAAGAGGTGTAACCAAAACGAACGCTTATCGTACCGACACTTTTGAGACCCCGGTGCTGGGCGCTCTCGGATACATAGATGGAGATAACATCCGTATCTATCGTGCTCCTGCCCGGGCAATGAAGCCGGAAGGTACAGCGAAGCCTGTCTTCGACCTTTCCAAAATCTCGAAAGAAAAGCTGGCCGATACTAAAGTTGAGATCGCGATCTCTTATCAACAAGCAGGAGCTGGTGCGATCAGCGGGTTCGTAGCGAACGGAGCAAAGGGTATTGTCACCTCCGGAACAGGTGCAGGCGGAATTTCCAGTGCGATGAGTGCTGAGAGAAGAACAGCCATTGAGGAAGGCGTTGTATTCGTAACCACGACTCGTACCGGTTCAGGAAGTGTCTATAGCGGCGGCGAGGGTATCATATCGGGAGATAATCTGAGCCCGCAGCATGCTCGCATTCTGCTGCTTCTCTCCTTGGCATTCACAGATGACTTCGATACAATTAAAGGCTGGTTTGAAACCTACGGAAAATCCGAAGTATAA
- a CDS encoding MFS transporter: MKSWKINLIVLWFGQFLVNAGMTMVTPFLSLYLAQDLGVTGEREIGLWAGFIFAANFVTSFIFQPLWGKLADKYGRKIMLLRSGFGMAIVITLMGFAQNPWHLLFLRLLNGTISGFNPAAVALISGTTPKDRMGFAMGTVQSGQVAGTILGPLIGGILADLVGFRPIFYITGILIFSASLLALFLVRENFDREEAAQLPAQTVMGGLHELTKTPQLPALFAVTFLLQFAMISPMSLLPLYVLHLHGTVENLAFFAGMVSAVAGISNMIASPLLGKLSDKIGSHRILTFALIGAALTLIPQAFVQNVGQLIVIRFLMGIFMGGLLPSVNSLIRSYTPDGMESRAFGFNSSTLALGNMIGAVAGGFLSGFIGIEGLFIISGALLLINVIWVHMKLYSRKKSAA; the protein is encoded by the coding sequence TTGAAATCATGGAAAATTAACCTTATCGTGCTATGGTTCGGACAATTTCTAGTCAATGCCGGCATGACAATGGTTACTCCCTTTCTATCATTATACCTTGCCCAGGATTTGGGAGTAACCGGTGAGCGTGAGATCGGACTGTGGGCGGGATTTATCTTTGCAGCCAATTTTGTTACCTCCTTTATATTTCAGCCCCTATGGGGTAAGCTTGCTGACAAATACGGCCGTAAAATCATGCTGCTGCGCTCAGGCTTTGGCATGGCCATTGTTATTACCCTCATGGGATTTGCACAAAACCCATGGCATTTGCTGTTTCTTAGATTACTGAACGGAACAATCTCAGGCTTTAATCCGGCAGCCGTCGCACTGATTTCGGGAACGACACCGAAAGACCGAATGGGATTTGCCATGGGAACTGTTCAATCAGGTCAGGTTGCTGGAACCATTCTGGGACCTTTAATCGGAGGCATATTAGCTGACCTCGTGGGCTTTAGACCTATTTTCTATATCACAGGCATTCTGATCTTCTCTGCTTCACTTCTGGCACTGTTTCTTGTCAGAGAGAACTTTGACCGTGAAGAGGCTGCACAATTGCCAGCACAGACGGTAATGGGAGGACTGCACGAGCTGACCAAAACACCTCAGCTGCCAGCGCTGTTCGCCGTCACCTTCTTGCTGCAGTTCGCTATGATCAGTCCCATGTCTTTGCTTCCGCTATATGTACTTCACCTGCATGGGACGGTAGAGAATCTCGCCTTCTTTGCCGGGATGGTGAGCGCTGTTGCAGGCATATCCAATATGATTGCCTCACCCCTCCTCGGGAAGCTGAGTGACAAGATCGGTTCGCATCGTATACTCACCTTTGCCCTGATCGGAGCAGCCTTGACCCTGATACCTCAAGCTTTTGTACAAAATGTCGGTCAGCTGATCGTGATTCGTTTCTTAATGGGCATATTTATGGGCGGCCTTCTGCCAAGTGTGAATTCCTTGATTCGTTCCTATACACCGGACGGGATGGAGAGCCGTGCCTTTGGGTTCAACAGCAGCACTCTGGCGTTAGGAAATATGATTGGTGCTGTAGCGGGCGGCTTCTTATCCGGCTTTATAGGCATTGAAGGCTTGTTTATAATTTCAGGCGCGCTTCTGTTGATCAATGTGATATGGGTGCATATGAAGCTGTATTCACGGAAAAAGTCAGCTGCATAG
- the hemE gene encoding uroporphyrinogen decarboxylase, which translates to MAYNDRFIRAGYKQPVDQLPVWYMRQAGRYDPEYRKVKEKYTLLEICKQPELAAEVTLMPVRKLGVDAAILYSDIMNPVASIGIDFDIVKDVGPVIHNPIRSSADVEKLRPIHVEQDLSHIMETIRILDKELKVPLITFAGAPFTIASYLIEGRPSKGYIRTKEMMYSEPAVWFQLMDKLGDMVITYVRHQIQNGGKAFQVFDSWVGALSPADFQIYVLPIITRIFDELSDLDVPKIYFPGVSSGELLPTLSDIKANVVGLDWRVSINEGRRRLGNKFAVQGNLDPYVLTAPIEVIKKYAKSIIDEGIQQPGYIFNLGHGLFPEASIDKLKELTDYVHEYSAEALKVQNAHL; encoded by the coding sequence ATGGCATATAACGATAGGTTTATTAGAGCAGGGTATAAGCAGCCTGTAGATCAGCTCCCCGTATGGTATATGAGACAAGCAGGGCGTTACGATCCCGAATACCGCAAGGTCAAAGAGAAGTACACTTTACTTGAGATTTGCAAGCAGCCGGAGCTTGCTGCCGAAGTCACCCTCATGCCTGTACGTAAATTGGGTGTAGACGCGGCGATTCTATATTCAGATATTATGAATCCGGTCGCTTCCATCGGGATTGATTTTGATATTGTGAAGGATGTAGGTCCTGTTATTCACAACCCGATCCGTTCTTCAGCAGATGTAGAGAAGCTTCGTCCAATTCATGTTGAGCAGGATTTGTCGCACATTATGGAGACGATACGTATTCTGGATAAAGAGCTTAAGGTTCCTCTCATCACCTTTGCCGGCGCGCCATTTACCATTGCCAGCTATCTGATCGAAGGCCGCCCTTCAAAGGGGTACATTCGAACCAAAGAAATGATGTACAGCGAACCAGCAGTCTGGTTTCAATTGATGGATAAGCTCGGTGATATGGTTATTACTTATGTAAGGCATCAGATTCAGAATGGCGGTAAAGCATTTCAGGTATTTGACAGCTGGGTGGGGGCCTTATCTCCAGCTGATTTCCAAATTTACGTGCTGCCAATCATTACGCGTATCTTCGACGAATTATCTGATCTGGACGTTCCGAAAATTTATTTTCCAGGCGTCAGCTCGGGCGAGCTGCTTCCTACACTTTCAGACATCAAGGCGAATGTAGTGGGCTTGGATTGGAGAGTGTCCATTAATGAAGGTCGAAGAAGACTGGGGAATAAGTTCGCTGTTCAAGGGAATCTCGATCCATACGTACTTACAGCACCTATTGAAGTCATTAAGAAGTATGCAAAAAGTATTATTGACGAAGGAATTCAGCAGCCTGGATACATATTTAATCTAGGGCATGGTCTATTTCCCGAGGCTTCTATTGACAAGCTCAAGGAGCTGACAGATTATGTGCATGAATATTCAGCTGAAGCGCTGAAGGTTCAGAATGCACACTTATAA
- the hemH gene encoding ferrochelatase: protein MSNQVGVLVMSYGTPQSMEDIEAYYTHIRRGNKPSEEQLRELTERYEAIVGGVFPLREHTNSQVESLEKTLAQDERASGVEFRCYQGLKHASPFIEDGVDAMAKDGIKRAVGIVLAPHYSMMSIGSYIKRAQAKAEEHGIEMSFVESYHLHPKLIEALSVRVSAKLDQFEEAGAKRDSVRVLFSAHSLPEKIIEMGDPYPDQLLETSKAVANQAGIENWQFTWQSAGQTATPWLGPDILDTLQVLSKEQVEDVLVAPVGFVSDHLEVLYDLDIEAKAIAKELDMRLMRIDSLNNDPLYMETLSDCVIKSWQGIN, encoded by the coding sequence ATGAGCAACCAAGTAGGCGTGCTTGTCATGTCGTATGGCACACCACAAAGCATGGAAGATATAGAGGCGTATTATACACATATTAGAAGAGGAAATAAGCCATCTGAGGAGCAGCTTCGTGAACTTACGGAACGATATGAAGCTATCGTCGGCGGGGTCTTCCCTCTCCGCGAGCATACGAACAGTCAGGTGGAATCCCTTGAGAAGACGTTAGCACAGGATGAGCGAGCCTCTGGGGTAGAATTCCGTTGTTATCAAGGTCTAAAGCATGCAAGTCCGTTCATTGAAGATGGAGTGGATGCAATGGCTAAGGACGGCATTAAAAGAGCGGTTGGTATCGTTCTTGCCCCTCACTACTCCATGATGAGCATCGGATCCTATATCAAAAGAGCCCAAGCGAAGGCAGAAGAGCATGGGATTGAGATGAGCTTTGTTGAATCCTATCATCTGCATCCGAAGCTGATTGAAGCATTGTCTGTACGCGTTAGTGCTAAGCTCGATCAATTTGAAGAAGCGGGTGCGAAGCGCGATTCAGTTCGTGTTCTGTTCAGTGCACACAGCTTGCCGGAGAAGATCATAGAGATGGGAGATCCTTACCCGGATCAGCTGCTGGAAACCTCCAAGGCAGTTGCGAACCAGGCAGGCATAGAGAACTGGCAGTTTACATGGCAGAGTGCTGGTCAGACGGCTACCCCATGGCTGGGACCAGATATTCTCGATACCCTGCAGGTGCTGAGCAAGGAACAGGTTGAGGATGTTCTGGTGGCACCGGTCGGTTTTGTATCCGATCATCTTGAAGTACTATACGACCTGGATATTGAAGCGAAAGCGATCGCCAAGGAGCTCGATATGCGTCTAATGCGGATCGATTCACTTAACAATGATCCATTGTATATGGAGACACTGAGCGACTGTGTCATTAAGTCCTGGCAAGGCATAAACTGA
- a CDS encoding CapA family protein encodes MLPSRSEKHSAAKKEKQRRRSKMWVTLNVVLILCIAGIIIYFNSVGGLTGPAEAPDVSLSSSEENQDEQESNETGNTAEVYNRERDSSESEEDNSNPSSTEDEDQNPNQASEDTTSSASEEAEEQPDPKNGEGNSADKSAEPADGERVVMSFAGDVQFSGKVEELLEREGFDYPYRHLGTLFQNDDLTFINLETPVTTGGEAALGKSYVYKSSPKALEAMTEAGVDIVNLANNHILDQGQAGLEDTLQYLRDYQIKYVGAGLDRKNAYAPVYYEIKGMRIALLGFTRVIPEASWRAESGKPGVADAYDSTDAVKAIGQARKEADLVVVMSHWGEERQTMANDLQTQLGREFVDAGADLVIGGHPHVLQGLESYKGKWIAYSTGNFIFSRSTNEETWRTAVFQASCQKNGDCTMKAIPYHAELGQPVPMENKEGAALMKELELRSFDVKVGADGSISAAD; translated from the coding sequence ATGCTGCCGTCAAGATCAGAGAAGCATTCGGCTGCGAAAAAAGAGAAACAGCGCAGAAGAAGCAAAATGTGGGTTACATTGAACGTTGTCCTTATTTTATGTATCGCAGGTATTATCATATATTTTAATTCAGTAGGGGGTCTGACAGGTCCTGCAGAAGCTCCGGACGTATCCTTATCCAGTAGTGAAGAGAACCAGGATGAGCAGGAGTCGAATGAGACAGGGAATACAGCAGAGGTTTACAACAGAGAGAGGGACTCATCTGAATCCGAAGAGGATAACTCGAACCCTTCATCAACGGAAGATGAAGATCAGAATCCGAACCAAGCTTCAGAGGATACGACTTCTTCCGCCTCCGAGGAAGCTGAAGAGCAACCAGACCCGAAGAATGGCGAAGGTAATTCTGCCGATAAGTCCGCTGAACCTGCGGATGGAGAGCGGGTCGTTATGAGCTTTGCGGGTGATGTGCAGTTCTCGGGCAAGGTCGAGGAATTGCTTGAGAGAGAAGGCTTTGATTATCCATACCGTCATCTAGGCACTCTTTTTCAGAACGACGATCTTACGTTTATCAATCTGGAAACACCGGTGACGACAGGGGGAGAGGCCGCACTTGGCAAATCCTATGTGTACAAATCCTCGCCAAAAGCGCTTGAAGCGATGACGGAAGCGGGAGTGGACATCGTTAATCTCGCGAACAATCATATATTGGATCAAGGGCAGGCAGGACTTGAGGATACGCTCCAGTATTTAAGGGATTATCAAATAAAATATGTTGGTGCTGGCTTGGATCGCAAGAATGCTTATGCCCCGGTCTATTATGAGATCAAGGGAATGCGGATTGCATTGCTCGGCTTCACTAGAGTTATTCCTGAAGCAAGCTGGCGAGCTGAATCAGGAAAACCGGGCGTTGCAGATGCATATGATAGTACAGATGCTGTTAAGGCGATTGGGCAAGCGAGAAAAGAGGCTGACCTCGTCGTTGTCATGTCTCATTGGGGCGAGGAACGTCAGACGATGGCAAACGATCTCCAAACACAGCTGGGACGTGAATTTGTTGATGCAGGTGCAGACCTGGTCATTGGCGGACACCCTCACGTATTGCAGGGACTGGAATCCTATAAGGGGAAATGGATTGCTTACAGTACAGGCAATTTCATTTTCTCAAGATCCACAAATGAGGAAACGTGGAGAACTGCCGTATTCCAGGCGAGCTGCCAGAAGAATGGAGACTGCACGATGAAGGCTATTCCTTATCATGCCGAGCTGGGGCAGCCGGTCCCTATGGAGAATAAGGAAGGGGCTGCTCTTATGAAAGAGCTGGAGCTCAGATCGTTTGACGTGAAGGTAGGAGCAGATGGCTCCATATCGGCAGCAGATTAA
- a CDS encoding glycerophosphodiester phosphodiesterase: MNNPCVAHRGYSSLAPENTMAAFGLAMEQPQVQWIELDVQLSRDGYPVVIHDYRLERTTNGKGFVKDMTLHELKQLDAGSWKSKKYAGERIPTLAEVLEQTRGKVKLNIELKTTGDMYPHLPAAVLRELFGRWNEEDYVITSFDRRSLVKVKLIHRFARTGLIINAYPPDLVRQLSELRCDLLSIGYPHVNKQLMNDMRKKGIDVMAWTVDSSRIMRNLAAIDQDIMMCTNNPDLWQKAFAKKAMKWFKA, translated from the coding sequence ATGAACAATCCTTGTGTAGCACACCGTGGTTATTCCTCACTTGCTCCGGAGAATACGATGGCTGCCTTTGGGCTTGCAATGGAGCAGCCGCAGGTCCAATGGATTGAGCTGGATGTTCAGCTATCCCGGGACGGCTATCCTGTTGTCATCCATGATTATCGGCTAGAGCGAACGACAAATGGCAAAGGGTTTGTGAAGGACATGACCTTGCACGAGCTTAAACAGCTAGATGCAGGCAGCTGGAAGTCAAAGAAATACGCGGGTGAACGAATTCCAACCCTGGCTGAAGTGCTGGAGCAGACAAGGGGGAAGGTCAAGCTGAACATTGAGCTCAAGACGACAGGGGATATGTATCCTCACTTGCCTGCAGCCGTGCTCAGAGAACTGTTTGGCAGATGGAATGAAGAGGATTACGTGATAACTTCATTTGACCGCAGATCCCTTGTTAAAGTAAAGTTAATTCATCGGTTTGCTCGAACAGGACTCATCATTAACGCATATCCGCCGGATCTAGTACGTCAGCTTAGTGAGCTTAGATGCGATCTGCTCTCTATAGGATATCCACATGTGAATAAGCAGCTCATGAATGACATGAGAAAAAAAGGAATTGATGTCATGGCATGGACCGTAGATTCATCCAGAATTATGCGTAACTTGGCAGCAATAGATCAGGACATTATGATGTGTACGAACAATCCGGATTTATGGCAAAAGGCTTTTGCAAAAAAAGCAATGAAATGGTTTAAAGCTTAA